From a single Rhodococcus qingshengii JCM 15477 genomic region:
- a CDS encoding FAD:protein FMN transferase has translation MVSVEKWAMWDSAVEVDVTEGAALPTAHALIAAAIDETEAVCDLRRGDAEIHAVNLAQGTPVKVTRRMSALLRSALWAARMTGGAVNPLADNYSEDESIPPVHPTPTFEDVQLDGDVVYAPWGASFDITGVAKADTVDRAAQIVAAELQCGVAVRIGDVIATAGHAPAGGWQIPVPDSEEVELINGTAMATARALELPSWEPNQERPSTEWAQVSVIADDAVWAYAASEAALIRGISAIKWVEQQELRARLVDRSGRVYTTESWFGPAAA, from the coding sequence ATGGTCAGTGTCGAGAAGTGGGCGATGTGGGATTCCGCCGTGGAGGTGGACGTCACCGAGGGCGCTGCGCTGCCTACTGCGCACGCGTTGATCGCAGCTGCCATCGACGAAACCGAAGCGGTCTGCGACCTTCGCCGGGGAGACGCCGAGATTCACGCCGTCAACCTCGCTCAGGGAACTCCGGTCAAAGTGACACGACGTATGTCGGCTCTGCTGCGGTCGGCGCTGTGGGCTGCCCGTATGACCGGCGGTGCAGTCAATCCGCTTGCCGACAACTACTCCGAGGACGAATCCATCCCTCCGGTGCACCCGACCCCGACGTTCGAGGACGTACAGCTCGACGGAGACGTGGTGTACGCGCCCTGGGGTGCGTCGTTCGACATCACCGGAGTTGCCAAGGCCGACACCGTCGATCGCGCCGCGCAGATCGTCGCCGCCGAATTACAATGCGGCGTTGCTGTGCGGATCGGCGACGTGATCGCCACGGCCGGCCATGCACCGGCTGGTGGCTGGCAGATTCCGGTGCCGGACAGCGAAGAAGTCGAACTGATCAACGGAACCGCGATGGCGACGGCGCGGGCGCTGGAGCTGCCCTCCTGGGAGCCGAACCAGGAGCGGCCCTCCACGGAATGGGCACAGGTCTCGGTGATTGCTGACGACGCGGTGTGGGCGTACGCCGCGAGCGAAGCTGCGTTGATCCGGGGGATAAGCGCCATCAAATGGGTTGAACAGCAAGAGCTTCGGGCTCGGCTCGTCGACCGATCCGGACGCGTGTACACAACGGAAAGTTGGTTCGGCCCGGCGGCCGCGTGA
- a CDS encoding helix-turn-helix domain-containing protein, whose translation MTDSFKDRLNALYPATAPRLTNAQVVEALSQRGCKISTPYLSQLRSGVRTNPSEQVVLALADYFGVAAEYFFGPTPRQDPELIPEEDRSVVEEFHDSELRSLAIKAVDLSPESQDLLSSIAEKLRSSEGLPAVPPDCSTYTPPFTRD comes from the coding sequence GTGACCGATTCATTCAAGGACCGTTTGAACGCCTTGTACCCGGCCACAGCACCGAGACTCACCAACGCACAAGTTGTGGAAGCCCTTTCGCAACGTGGATGCAAGATTTCGACACCGTACCTCTCGCAACTCCGGAGCGGTGTGCGCACGAATCCATCGGAGCAAGTCGTTTTGGCATTGGCCGATTACTTCGGCGTGGCAGCAGAGTACTTCTTCGGCCCGACACCTCGCCAAGATCCCGAACTGATTCCGGAAGAAGACCGTTCGGTTGTCGAGGAGTTCCACGACAGCGAATTACGTTCTCTGGCCATAAAAGCGGTCGATCTCTCCCCTGAATCGCAGGACTTGCTCTCATCGATTGCGGAGAAACTTCGCTCGTCCGAAGGACTCCCGGCCGTCCCTCCGGATTGCAGCACCTACACCCCACCGTTCACTCGCGACTAG
- a CDS encoding ABC transporter permease — MSAVPVAQRAAWADPTTNSFARLLSRIYTFCLVEVQKLRHDRSELVTRAIQPILWLVIFGQTFSHIRAIPTGDVPYLDFLAPGIIAQSALFVAIFYGIQIIWERDAGVLTKLMVTPTPRAALVTGKAFAAGIRAVAQAVVVVVVAALLGVSMTWNPIKLLGVVAVVVLGSAFFACLSVAIAGIVLKRDRLMGIGQAITMPLFFASNALYPVELMPTWVQWLSRINPLSYEVSALRGLLIGMPTDYLVDFGVLIGAALLGIITASALLGRLTR, encoded by the coding sequence ATGTCCGCAGTGCCCGTCGCACAGCGCGCCGCTTGGGCTGATCCCACTACCAACAGTTTTGCTCGATTGCTCTCGAGAATTTACACATTCTGCCTCGTGGAAGTTCAGAAGTTGCGGCACGACCGATCTGAATTGGTCACGCGCGCAATCCAGCCGATCCTCTGGTTGGTGATCTTCGGTCAGACGTTCAGTCATATCCGAGCGATCCCGACTGGCGACGTACCGTATCTCGACTTTCTCGCGCCGGGCATCATTGCGCAGTCCGCGCTTTTTGTTGCGATCTTCTACGGAATCCAGATCATCTGGGAGCGTGACGCGGGAGTCCTCACCAAACTCATGGTGACGCCGACGCCACGAGCCGCGCTGGTCACCGGAAAGGCATTTGCGGCCGGTATCCGTGCGGTCGCCCAGGCCGTGGTCGTAGTCGTTGTAGCGGCGCTGCTGGGCGTGAGCATGACGTGGAACCCGATCAAGTTGCTCGGCGTCGTGGCTGTCGTTGTCCTCGGCTCGGCGTTCTTCGCCTGTCTGTCGGTTGCGATCGCGGGGATCGTGCTCAAACGAGATCGATTGATGGGCATCGGCCAGGCGATCACCATGCCGTTGTTCTTCGCGTCCAACGCTCTGTACCCGGTCGAACTCATGCCGACGTGGGTTCAGTGGCTCAGTCGCATCAATCCGCTGAGTTACGAGGTGTCAGCGCTGCGCGGTCTGCTGATCGGAATGCCGACCGACTACCTCGTCGACTTCGGCGTGCTGATCGGGGCCGCGCTGCTCGGAATCATCACAGCTTCGGCACTATTGGGCCGCTTGACTCGCTGA
- a CDS encoding ABC transporter ATP-binding protein, producing the protein MLTQWWKSRAAGSPDPGAHAVEIDSVTYKFGDHRAVDNLSLVINAGECFGLLGPNGAGKTTTIRLLNTLLPLQDGDIRILGRSVRTEAMTIRRYLGYVPQQLSIESALTARENVTWFARLYDVPRSERRERVDQALEMVDLLDSGDRLASGFSGGMVRRLELAQALVNRPSLLVLDEPTVGLDPIARESVWQRVAEMQKQYGMTVLLTTHYMEEAEELCDRVALMHHGELRAVGEPSALAAELGPEVTLEDVFRHYTGDDLTGDKSGGLHDVRSARRTARRLG; encoded by the coding sequence ATGCTGACACAGTGGTGGAAGAGCCGAGCGGCAGGTTCACCCGACCCCGGCGCACACGCGGTCGAGATCGACTCGGTTACATACAAGTTCGGCGACCACCGCGCGGTGGACAACCTGAGTCTGGTCATCAATGCGGGGGAGTGTTTCGGCCTGCTCGGTCCCAACGGCGCAGGAAAGACTACGACGATCAGGTTGCTCAACACGTTACTTCCTCTGCAAGACGGTGACATTCGGATTCTCGGTCGCTCAGTTCGTACCGAGGCGATGACCATTCGGCGCTACCTCGGGTACGTGCCACAACAGCTCTCGATCGAAAGCGCATTGACCGCACGCGAGAACGTGACCTGGTTCGCGCGACTGTACGACGTTCCGCGGTCCGAACGACGCGAGCGCGTCGACCAGGCGCTCGAGATGGTGGACCTACTCGATTCAGGTGATCGTCTGGCGTCGGGTTTCTCCGGCGGTATGGTGCGACGTCTCGAACTTGCGCAGGCGCTGGTGAACCGACCGTCGTTGCTGGTGCTCGACGAACCGACGGTGGGGCTGGATCCCATTGCCCGCGAATCCGTCTGGCAGCGAGTGGCGGAGATGCAGAAGCAGTACGGCATGACTGTGCTGCTCACGACGCACTACATGGAAGAAGCGGAGGAGTTGTGTGATCGTGTTGCGTTGATGCATCACGGTGAACTTCGTGCGGTGGGCGAGCCGAGCGCGTTGGCCGCCGAACTGGGGCCGGAGGTCACTCTCGAAGACGTGTTCCGTCACTACACCGGCGACGATCTCACCGGCGACAAGTCAGGAGGTCTCCACGATGTCCGCAGTGCCCGTCGCACAGCGCGCCGCTTGGGCTGA
- a CDS encoding MarR family winged helix-turn-helix transcriptional regulator, with product MDGSGANLADDVLETLGQLRRGTRKASGRPFAERPLAGAQIELVRLLRRNPGLSVAEAAGRLGVAANTVSTLVRQLVDDGVIERVADEADRRVARLVLADEARARVEVWRDRRSVIVGQALSTLTAEDRASIEAALPALSRLASALAAAGSEGDG from the coding sequence GTGGATGGAAGCGGAGCAAATCTTGCGGATGACGTCCTGGAGACGCTCGGACAATTGCGCCGGGGCACGAGGAAGGCGTCGGGGCGGCCGTTTGCGGAACGACCGCTCGCCGGCGCCCAGATCGAACTCGTCAGGCTGCTACGACGCAACCCGGGTCTGTCGGTGGCCGAGGCTGCCGGGCGATTGGGTGTCGCGGCAAACACGGTGTCCACCTTGGTGCGGCAGCTCGTCGACGATGGAGTGATCGAACGCGTTGCCGACGAGGCCGACCGCCGCGTCGCGCGATTGGTGCTCGCGGACGAGGCGCGCGCCCGCGTCGAGGTGTGGCGTGATCGCCGGAGTGTGATTGTCGGTCAGGCATTGTCGACTCTGACCGCAGAGGACAGGGCAAGTATCGAGGCTGCTCTACCGGCCCTGTCTCGATTGGCGAGCGCTCTGGCAGCAGCCGGATCAGAAGGTGACGGGTAG
- a CDS encoding COG4315 family predicted lipoprotein yields the protein MRRQWLFATIASTALILTGCSPDALDSGDSADNVTAIATSLSPPAAADAPLLKTADSPLGTIAVDGEGMTVYVYNPDEENSQAGSCDEACLRYWPAVTSVTDSPIVEGIDAVIDTVDGPEGSFQITVNGKPVYRYLDDKVPGDMLGQSVGSLWWMIDAAGNPVFKTE from the coding sequence ATGCGCAGACAGTGGTTGTTCGCGACGATTGCGAGTACCGCCCTGATCCTCACCGGTTGCTCGCCCGACGCCCTCGATTCCGGGGACAGCGCAGACAACGTCACTGCCATTGCGACGTCGCTGTCGCCACCCGCCGCCGCTGATGCACCCCTGCTGAAGACCGCCGACTCCCCACTCGGGACGATCGCCGTCGACGGCGAAGGCATGACCGTCTACGTCTACAACCCGGACGAGGAGAACTCACAAGCCGGGTCGTGCGACGAAGCGTGCCTGCGTTACTGGCCGGCGGTCACCTCGGTCACGGATTCGCCGATCGTCGAAGGAATCGACGCTGTCATCGACACTGTCGACGGGCCTGAAGGATCTTTCCAGATCACCGTCAACGGCAAGCCCGTCTATCGGTACCTCGACGACAAGGTTCCCGGAGACATGCTCGGACAGAGCGTCGGCAGCCTGTGGTGGATGATCGACGCCGCCGGAAACCCCGTGTTCAAGACTGAGTAA
- a CDS encoding NAD(P)/FAD-dependent oxidoreductase, with the protein MSIHISNGKPRVVIVGGGFGGLYAARRLKKADVEVVLIDRGTSHVFQPLLYQCATGLLSEGQIASPLRHLLEDNKNTNVVLGEAKSVDADAGILTASRFDGSTFELPYDYLIVAAGMRQSYHGQDEFIKWAPGMKTLDDALAIRRSLIAAFEMAESLPTAEERRPWLTFAVAGGGPTGVELAGQIRELAMHALTNEFRSIDPDEARVLLFHGDDRVLPSFSRKLSAAAKRTLDGIGVETHLGVHVTDVCETSIETTDKKTKEKRQYETRTILWTAGVEAVPFAEALATALGVKQVGGGRIEVEADLTVPGHPNVYVVGDLMSRDKLAGVAEVAMQGGRHAGARIAATVENGVPSRKPFKYRDLGTAAYISRRHALLQAGPVQLSGFIGWVSWGIIHIAFLAGFRNRASTVLNWGATLASKTRRERAITYGDPETARQPYN; encoded by the coding sequence ATGAGCATCCACATCTCGAACGGTAAGCCCCGCGTAGTGATCGTCGGTGGCGGCTTCGGTGGACTGTACGCAGCGAGACGGCTCAAGAAGGCCGACGTCGAGGTGGTTCTGATCGACCGAGGGACCAGCCACGTCTTCCAGCCCCTGCTCTACCAGTGCGCCACGGGTCTGCTCTCCGAAGGGCAGATCGCAAGTCCGCTGCGGCATCTGCTCGAGGACAACAAGAACACGAACGTCGTTCTGGGCGAGGCCAAGTCGGTGGACGCGGACGCCGGGATACTGACTGCCAGTCGCTTCGACGGGTCGACCTTCGAACTGCCGTACGACTACCTGATCGTGGCGGCCGGAATGCGCCAGTCCTACCACGGCCAGGACGAGTTCATCAAATGGGCGCCCGGCATGAAAACCCTCGACGACGCTTTGGCGATCAGGCGCAGTCTCATTGCTGCGTTCGAGATGGCCGAATCGCTCCCGACTGCGGAAGAACGTCGACCGTGGCTGACATTCGCCGTGGCGGGCGGCGGACCCACCGGCGTCGAATTAGCCGGACAGATCCGCGAATTGGCGATGCACGCGCTCACCAACGAGTTCCGGTCCATCGACCCGGACGAGGCAAGGGTACTGCTCTTCCACGGCGACGATCGGGTGCTCCCTTCGTTCAGTCGCAAGCTCTCGGCCGCCGCCAAACGTACTCTCGACGGGATCGGCGTCGAGACTCACCTCGGCGTGCACGTCACCGACGTGTGCGAGACCAGCATCGAGACGACGGACAAGAAGACAAAAGAGAAGCGGCAGTACGAGACCCGCACGATTCTGTGGACCGCGGGCGTCGAAGCGGTGCCGTTCGCCGAGGCACTGGCCACGGCGCTGGGTGTGAAGCAGGTCGGCGGTGGCCGCATCGAGGTGGAAGCCGATCTGACCGTTCCCGGCCACCCGAACGTCTACGTGGTGGGCGACCTCATGTCGCGGGACAAACTTGCCGGGGTGGCCGAGGTCGCGATGCAGGGTGGTCGGCACGCCGGTGCCCGGATCGCTGCAACCGTGGAAAACGGAGTGCCCAGCCGAAAACCGTTCAAGTACCGCGATCTTGGAACCGCGGCCTACATTTCGCGACGCCACGCGTTGCTTCAGGCAGGGCCGGTCCAGTTGTCCGGGTTCATCGGATGGGTGTCCTGGGGAATCATCCACATCGCGTTCCTCGCCGGTTTCCGCAACCGCGCCAGCACGGTGCTCAACTGGGGCGCAACCCTGGCGTCGAAAACGCGTCGGGAACGGGCAATCACGTACGGCGACCCCGAAACCGCGCGGCAGCCGTACAACTGA
- a CDS encoding SDR family oxidoreductase, which translates to MTRQKILITGASSGLGEEMARRFAAAGRDLALCARRTDRLDTLRGELVAQYPSISVAVRELDVTEHDSVVRVFGELRDELGGLDRVIVNAGLGKGAKIGTGKAHANLATAQTNFVGALSQCEAALEIFRAQDAGHLVLVSSISADRGLPGPKAAYSASKAGVAALGEALSIELARTPIRVTTLLPGFIKTDMSAGAGDDAALMASLDEGVSAMVDAIEKETTRAALPGLKWQGIDAAQRFLPNSVTARFV; encoded by the coding sequence ATGACGCGGCAGAAGATTTTGATCACCGGTGCGAGTTCGGGTCTGGGTGAGGAGATGGCCAGGAGATTCGCCGCGGCCGGTCGCGACCTCGCGTTGTGTGCCCGGCGGACGGATCGTCTCGACACGCTGCGTGGGGAGCTGGTGGCGCAGTACCCGTCGATCAGCGTCGCCGTGCGCGAACTCGATGTGACCGAACACGATTCCGTCGTCCGGGTTTTCGGTGAGCTGCGCGACGAGTTGGGTGGCCTGGACCGGGTGATCGTCAACGCCGGGCTCGGCAAGGGCGCGAAGATCGGAACCGGAAAAGCGCACGCGAATCTCGCAACAGCGCAGACGAATTTTGTCGGTGCGCTGTCGCAGTGTGAAGCTGCGCTCGAGATCTTTCGCGCGCAGGACGCCGGACACCTGGTTCTCGTGTCTTCGATCAGCGCGGATCGGGGGCTACCCGGGCCCAAGGCGGCCTATTCGGCGAGCAAGGCGGGAGTAGCGGCGCTGGGTGAGGCGCTCAGTATCGAGTTGGCGCGCACACCTATTCGGGTCACCACGCTGCTGCCGGGCTTCATCAAGACCGACATGTCCGCCGGCGCCGGCGACGACGCAGCGCTCATGGCCAGTTTGGACGAAGGCGTCAGTGCCATGGTCGACGCCATCGAGAAGGAAACCACCCGAGCGGCGCTACCCGGCCTCAAGTGGCAAGGGATAGATGCGGCCCAACGATTCCTGCCCAACTCCGTGACAGCGAGGTTTGTCTGA